From one Phytohabitans houttuyneae genomic stretch:
- a CDS encoding lipopolysaccharide assembly protein LapA domain-containing protein, whose amino-acid sequence MVLIVFMLQNTRSVRVDFLWMNGSLPLALALLIAAVGAALLTMAVGAARIAQLRRLSRQRHQTR is encoded by the coding sequence GTGGTGCTGATCGTGTTCATGCTGCAAAACACCCGTAGCGTGCGGGTCGACTTCCTTTGGATGAACGGCAGCCTGCCGCTGGCCTTGGCGCTGCTGATCGCCGCGGTCGGTGCGGCCTTGCTGACCATGGCGGTCGGCGCGGCCCGGATCGCCCAGCTGCGCCGCTTGTCCCGCCAGCGCCACCAGACGCGATAG
- a CDS encoding CsbD family protein codes for MGLDDKVDNKAEEMGGKVKERVGEATDNDDLEAEGKRDKTGANVKQAGEKIKDAFKR; via the coding sequence ATGGGCCTGGATGACAAGGTCGATAACAAGGCTGAAGAAATGGGTGGCAAGGTAAAGGAGAGAGTCGGCGAGGCGACCGACAACGACGACCTGGAAGCCGAGGGCAAGCGCGACAAGACGGGCGCCAACGTGAAGCAGGCCGGCGAGAAGATCAAGGACGCCTTCAAGCGCTGA
- a CDS encoding GAF and ANTAR domain-containing protein, producing the protein MSLMAEDGVRRMATASDPATERLEEVQFVLGEGPCIDAFQARRPVLIPDLTDGAMHRWPVYTPTVHDSGVRAVFAFPLQIGASRLGVLDLFRTRPGPLTGEELAQALVFADVAVDTLLDGQERAGPDATADGLAEAMDGRAELFQAQGMVMIQLGIPLAEAMARLRAYAFAEGRPLAAVARDVVARRLRFDKDQP; encoded by the coding sequence GTGAGCCTGATGGCCGAGGATGGTGTGCGCCGCATGGCCACCGCCTCGGATCCGGCGACTGAGCGCCTCGAGGAGGTGCAGTTCGTGTTGGGTGAAGGGCCCTGCATCGACGCCTTCCAAGCCCGCCGCCCGGTCCTGATACCCGACCTGACGGACGGGGCGATGCACCGGTGGCCGGTCTACACACCCACCGTCCACGACAGCGGAGTCCGTGCCGTGTTCGCTTTTCCGTTGCAGATTGGCGCGAGCCGCTTGGGTGTCTTGGACCTCTTCCGCACCCGGCCAGGGCCATTGACCGGCGAGGAGCTGGCGCAGGCGCTGGTCTTCGCGGATGTCGCGGTGGACACGCTGCTCGACGGGCAAGAGCGTGCCGGCCCGGACGCGACCGCCGACGGGCTGGCCGAGGCGATGGATGGCCGGGCGGAGCTGTTCCAGGCTCAGGGCATGGTCATGATCCAGCTCGGAATTCCCCTGGCCGAGGCGATGGCGCGGCTGCGCGCCTACGCCTTCGCCGAGGGCCGCCCACTGGCGGCGGTCGCGCGAGATGTGGTCGCCCGCCGGCTACGGTTCGACAAAGACCAGCCATGA
- a CDS encoding STAS domain-containing protein: MAQLHVDTTHLSAFTARVAVVGVVDLETTPLLRERLLRLLRDQRPDLLDIDLSGVTFLDCTGLSALIAVRNAAIQAGGQMRVSHPQPIVRRVLEITGVLGMFTAATTHPGGR; this comes from the coding sequence TTGGCGCAGCTGCACGTCGACACCACCCACCTTTCGGCGTTCACGGCGCGCGTCGCCGTGGTCGGCGTGGTCGACCTGGAAACCACACCGTTGCTGCGCGAGCGGCTGCTGCGCCTGTTGCGGGACCAGAGGCCGGACCTGCTCGACATCGACCTGTCCGGCGTAACCTTCCTGGACTGCACCGGACTTAGCGCGCTGATCGCGGTGCGCAACGCCGCCATCCAAGCCGGCGGCCAGATGCGAGTCAGCCACCCACAGCCCATCGTGCGTCGAGTGTTGGAAATCACCGGGGTGCTGGGCATGTTCACCGCTGCGACGACCCACCCCGGCGGCCGTTGA
- a CDS encoding DUF5994 family protein — MAATSAALRMTITSLTPPSTPRLRMEPTGSRRALLDGAWWPRSTDPVAELPGLVLAIDKLRGPVTRLVLAAGGWDSHPRRLGLAGRVLRLGYFGSQPVSLLTAICGNDRVDLLVVPPNTADRTADAAMILAAATTNVVHAQHILLAVGTPTTRPIDDTAEDAWEAEGGRTGPTPTRAM, encoded by the coding sequence ATGGCCGCCACATCTGCCGCCCTACGCATGACCATCACTTCGTTGACACCGCCATCGACCCCACGGCTGCGGATGGAACCCACGGGCTCGCGGCGTGCCCTTCTTGACGGTGCCTGGTGGCCCCGCTCCACAGACCCCGTCGCCGAGCTGCCCGGCCTGGTCCTGGCCATCGACAAGCTTCGCGGACCGGTCACCCGGCTGGTCCTGGCCGCCGGCGGCTGGGACAGCCATCCGCGCCGCCTCGGCCTAGCCGGTCGTGTCCTGCGGCTGGGCTACTTCGGCAGCCAACCCGTCAGCCTGTTGACCGCGATCTGCGGCAACGACCGGGTCGACCTGCTCGTCGTCCCACCCAACACGGCCGACAGAACGGCCGACGCGGCCATGATTCTGGCCGCCGCCACCACCAACGTCGTCCACGCCCAACACATCCTCCTGGCCGTTGGCACTCCCACCACACGCCCGATCGACGACACCGCCGAGGACGCGTGGGAAGCCGAAGGCGGGCGCACCGGTCCCACCCCAACCCGGGCGATGTAG
- a CDS encoding STAS domain-containing protein, whose amino-acid sequence MIFSHQVRKTPDAVQVLLSGEIDLAVKKELHDVLHDVVAASPTVTEVDLREVTFLDCTGIGELVGAYLDARRRGQILIVTRPQAFVREVLDLVNTLTLLTSRPAALVGGDVQTRAPSPCP is encoded by the coding sequence ATGATCTTTTCCCATCAGGTGCGTAAAACACCCGACGCGGTTCAAGTATTGCTGTCCGGCGAGATCGACTTGGCCGTCAAAAAAGAGTTGCACGACGTACTACACGACGTCGTCGCCGCTTCCCCGACGGTCACCGAAGTTGACCTTCGCGAGGTCACCTTCCTGGATTGCACGGGCATCGGCGAGCTCGTGGGCGCCTACCTCGACGCACGCCGCCGCGGGCAGATCCTGATCGTTACCCGACCGCAGGCATTCGTCCGCGAAGTGTTGGATTTGGTAAACACGCTGACCTTGCTGACCTCCCGACCAGCCGCGCTGGTCGGCGGCGACGTCCAGACCCGGGCGCCGTCCCCCTGTCCGTAG
- the rnhA gene encoding ribonuclease HI — protein MAVVDIYTDGACSGNPGPGGWGALLRYGAHERELCGGEAAATTNNRMELMAPIQALESLTRPSVVRLHTDSTYVRNGITKWLIAWKRNGWLTSGRQPVKNADLWRRLEAAAGRHEVEWLWVKGHAGHPENERADRLAARGLREATGAPEPARTSRPATPMDLIGG, from the coding sequence GTGGCAGTCGTGGACATTTACACCGATGGCGCGTGCAGCGGCAACCCAGGGCCGGGAGGCTGGGGCGCCCTACTGCGGTACGGCGCCCACGAACGCGAACTGTGCGGCGGCGAGGCGGCGGCGACGACAAACAACCGGATGGAGCTGATGGCGCCGATACAGGCGTTGGAGAGCCTGACGAGGCCATCCGTCGTGCGGCTGCACACAGACAGCACCTACGTACGCAACGGCATCACGAAGTGGCTGATCGCCTGGAAACGCAACGGCTGGCTGACGTCCGGCCGTCAGCCGGTGAAGAACGCCGACCTGTGGCGCCGCCTGGAGGCCGCGGCCGGCCGGCACGAGGTGGAGTGGCTGTGGGTCAAGGGCCACGCCGGTCACCCGGAAAACGAACGCGCCGACCGCCTGGCAGCCCGCGGCCTCCGCGAAGCCACCGGCGCCCCGGAGCCGGCGCGCACCTCTCGCCCCGCCACCCCGATGGACCTAATCGGCGGCTGA
- a CDS encoding lipopolysaccharide assembly protein LapA domain-containing protein produces the protein MPRTRTGAVWFGICAAALIFVVLIVFMLQNTRGVRVDFLWMDGSLPLALALLMAAVGAALLTMVVGAARIAQLRRLSRQRP, from the coding sequence GTGCCTCGGACCCGCACCGGCGCCGTCTGGTTCGGTATCTGTGCGGCCGCGCTGATTTTCGTGGTGCTGATCGTGTTCATGTTGCAGAACACCCGTGGCGTGCGGGTCGACTTCCTGTGGATGGACGGCAGCCTGCCGCTGGCGTTGGCGCTGCTGATGGCGGCCGTGGGCGCCGCGCTGCTGACCATGGTGGTCGGCGCCGCCCGGATCGCTCAGCTGCGCCGCCTGTCCCGCCAGCGCCCCTGA
- a CDS encoding GAF and ANTAR domain-containing protein, with translation MTTVSAERLARVFVEVADTLVDEFDLIDFLHMLTDRTATLVDAAAVGLLLADQRGQLEFLAASDENAKLLELFQVQNKEGPCLDAFHTATPVVNADLADATSRWPRFAPRATAAGFRSVHAFPLRLRSQVIGALNVFGREPGPSLRDFDVPIVQALADIAAIGLLQERAIRRGELLTEQLQGALNSRIIIEQAKGAVAQARAVSVDEAFALIRAYSRAHNRRISDIAHTIVTEPTGIPELIDP, from the coding sequence ATGACCACCGTTTCCGCTGAACGGCTCGCTCGGGTCTTCGTCGAGGTTGCCGACACCCTGGTCGACGAGTTCGACCTCATCGACTTCCTGCACATGCTCACCGACCGCACCGCCACTCTCGTCGACGCCGCCGCGGTCGGGCTGCTGCTGGCTGACCAGCGCGGCCAGCTCGAGTTCCTAGCCGCGTCCGATGAAAACGCCAAGCTCCTGGAGCTCTTCCAGGTGCAAAACAAAGAAGGCCCGTGCCTGGACGCGTTCCACACCGCGACACCCGTGGTCAACGCCGACCTGGCCGACGCCACCAGCAGGTGGCCACGATTCGCGCCGCGCGCGACCGCGGCCGGTTTCCGCTCGGTCCACGCCTTCCCCCTGCGGCTACGCAGCCAGGTGATCGGCGCGCTGAACGTCTTCGGTCGCGAACCCGGCCCCAGCCTGCGCGACTTCGACGTGCCCATCGTGCAAGCGCTGGCCGACATCGCCGCGATCGGCCTACTCCAGGAACGCGCCATCCGCCGGGGCGAGCTGCTCACCGAGCAACTGCAGGGCGCCCTCAACAGTCGGATCATCATCGAACAGGCCAAGGGCGCCGTCGCCCAGGCCCGCGCGGTCAGCGTCGACGAGGCGTTCGCCCTCATCCGGGCCTACTCTCGAGCCCACAACCGCCGCATCAGCGACATCGCGCACACGATCGTCACCGAGCCGACCGGCATCCCCGAGCTCATCGACCCCTGA
- a CDS encoding BON domain-containing protein gives MAQTPHEMDRDLQAGVAELLERMAGHTAHVGVAVRGGMVMLFGEVGSTAERLQTRQAAMGVLGVRGVADEIVVREPGTPGASDADLTKLANRLLAMDAAVPTGTVRAGVRGCVLTLSGAVAVTGQRDAAARVVRNLPGIVGLCNDIRVAGPATDGDSLSS, from the coding sequence ATGGCGCAAACCCCGCACGAGATGGACCGAGACCTTCAAGCGGGCGTCGCTGAGCTGCTGGAGCGCATGGCCGGCCACACCGCGCACGTCGGCGTCGCGGTCCGGGGCGGGATGGTGATGCTCTTCGGCGAGGTCGGCAGCACCGCCGAACGGCTGCAGACCAGGCAGGCGGCAATGGGCGTGCTTGGCGTGCGCGGGGTCGCCGACGAGATCGTGGTGCGCGAGCCGGGCACGCCTGGTGCCTCCGATGCCGATCTCACCAAGCTCGCCAACCGCCTGCTTGCCATGGACGCCGCGGTCCCGACCGGTACCGTGCGGGCCGGTGTGCGTGGCTGCGTGCTCACGCTCTCCGGCGCGGTGGCTGTCACCGGCCAGCGGGACGCCGCCGCGCGTGTGGTCCGAAACCTCCCGGGCATCGTCGGACTCTGCAACGACATCCGCGTCGCCGGGCCGGCGACAGACGGCGACTCGCTGTCGAGCTGA
- a CDS encoding Na+/H+ antiporter — MGAVSVESVLLFVLAAVAVIVVVRWVADRVSLPAAAILPLVGIGYALLPGPNVTLDPEIILTFVLPPLLYSAALDSSLLAIRRNLRTVVSLSVVLVLLTALVIGFGFAWFVAGATLAAGIAVGAAVAPPDPVAALAVGRRVGLPPKLLTLVQGEGLLNDATALTILSVAVAAATGDGFSVPSALGQFVLAAAGGVAVGMLVAFVVRLLSRPLSGDPLMANAVSLATPFAAYLLAERIHVSGVLAVVVAGLIVGHQRPRSASGASRLQTSAVWRLVDFLLEGFVFLLIGQQLPAVVRGLAKYETSTIVVAVAISVGVVLLLRPLWLMLTQSLPRSLHTRLGSEVVDKDGNDQPESRRNQRLNGREVVALSWSGTRGVISLAAIFTLPLTTDSGAPFPDRDLLLFCTFVVVLVTLVGQGLTFAPIVRALGLRADETDQARQRNEARAASVETALAALDDLEAQEHDDIHADLIETMRGQLHARLARYRGRLDLLREAESTDLPVSPRYEAALHVRRVAIDSQREELLRWRDAGRLPDDGLRILERELDHEERLLPDRPARR; from the coding sequence ATGGGCGCGGTGAGTGTCGAGTCGGTTTTGCTTTTCGTCCTTGCGGCGGTCGCGGTCATAGTCGTGGTGCGCTGGGTCGCCGATCGGGTGAGCCTGCCGGCCGCCGCGATCCTGCCGTTGGTCGGTATCGGTTACGCGCTGCTTCCGGGGCCCAACGTCACGCTCGATCCGGAGATCATCCTGACGTTCGTGCTGCCGCCGCTGCTGTACAGCGCGGCTCTGGACTCCTCGTTGCTGGCGATCCGCCGCAACCTGCGTACCGTCGTGAGCCTTTCGGTTGTCCTGGTCCTGCTCACCGCGCTGGTGATCGGCTTCGGCTTCGCGTGGTTCGTCGCTGGTGCCACCCTCGCCGCCGGGATCGCCGTCGGGGCGGCGGTCGCGCCGCCCGATCCGGTCGCCGCGCTGGCGGTCGGGCGCAGAGTGGGCCTGCCTCCCAAGCTCCTCACGCTCGTCCAGGGTGAAGGACTGTTGAACGACGCCACCGCGCTGACGATCCTGAGTGTCGCCGTCGCGGCGGCCACCGGTGACGGCTTCTCGGTCCCGTCCGCGCTCGGCCAGTTCGTGCTCGCGGCTGCCGGCGGTGTCGCCGTGGGCATGCTCGTCGCGTTCGTGGTCCGCCTGCTGTCGCGGCCGTTGAGCGGTGACCCCCTGATGGCCAACGCCGTCTCGCTGGCCACCCCCTTCGCCGCCTACCTTCTCGCCGAGCGGATCCACGTCTCCGGGGTACTGGCCGTCGTCGTCGCGGGGCTGATCGTCGGACACCAGCGGCCGCGGTCGGCCTCGGGCGCGAGCAGGCTGCAGACAAGCGCGGTGTGGCGGCTGGTCGACTTCCTGCTCGAAGGCTTCGTGTTCCTCCTCATCGGACAGCAACTGCCCGCCGTCGTCCGCGGGCTCGCGAAGTATGAGACCTCGACCATCGTCGTCGCTGTCGCGATCAGTGTCGGCGTCGTCCTGCTGCTGCGGCCACTGTGGCTGATGCTCACCCAGTCCCTACCTCGCTCGCTGCACACCAGGCTCGGCAGCGAGGTAGTGGACAAGGACGGGAACGACCAGCCGGAGAGCCGCCGGAACCAGCGGCTGAACGGCCGAGAGGTGGTCGCGCTCAGCTGGTCGGGCACCCGAGGTGTGATCAGCCTCGCGGCCATCTTCACGCTCCCGCTGACCACCGACAGCGGCGCCCCGTTCCCGGATCGCGATCTCTTGCTGTTCTGCACGTTTGTCGTCGTGCTCGTCACCCTCGTCGGTCAGGGCCTCACCTTCGCGCCGATCGTCCGGGCCCTGGGGTTGCGCGCGGACGAGACCGACCAGGCCCGCCAGCGGAACGAAGCGCGGGCCGCCTCGGTCGAGACCGCACTCGCCGCGCTCGACGACTTGGAGGCACAGGAGCACGACGACATCCACGCCGACCTGATCGAGACGATGCGCGGACAGTTGCACGCCCGGCTGGCCCGCTACCGGGGCCGCCTCGACCTGCTCCGGGAGGCCGAATCGACGGACCTGCCTGTGTCGCCGCGGTACGAGGCCGCGTTGCACGTACGGAGGGTGGCGATCGACTCCCAACGCGAAGAACTCCTGCGGTGGCGCGATGCCGGCCGGCTACCCGACGACGGCCTGCGGATCCTGGAACGCGAGCTCGATCACGAGGAACGGCTGCTACCCGACCGGCCGGCACGCCGCTGA
- a CDS encoding DUF7910 domain-containing protein, whose amino-acid sequence MGISRRSVLTSAIAVAGASTVIDSSPAAAASPPGDVVGKITVGYQGWFAAAGDGSPINGWWHWSQNWGQAPSPSNTAIISWPDMREYTSSYQTAYANLGNGQPARLFSSHDQQTVDTHFRWMQQYGCDTAALQRFNPFGGEGAIRDAMAVKVRTAAEAFGRKFYIMYDVTNWTDMQSQIKTDWTNKMRAYTSSPAYAVQNGKPVVCIWGFGFNDPGRPFAPAACLDVINWFKAQGCYVIGGVPTWWRTGVSDSRAGFGDVYRAFNMISPWMVGRAASSADLDSYYNNVNVGDQAECNRLGIDYQPCVMPGDLSSGHRRHGDFMWRHFYNMVRLGCQGIYISMFDEYNEGNQIAKTAESAAMQPTNFGRRALDEDGTPCSSDYYLRLTADGGRMLKGQLALTPTRPTQPVVGGGNPQPPAGVVSLRARVNSRYVCAEGAGAQPLIANRTAVGPWEQFDLVTLTGGNVALRARVNGQYVCAENAGAAALIANRAAVGQWETFQLIRNANGSVSLRALANNSYVQAGSAGATALIASATTIGTWEQFDLIGG is encoded by the coding sequence ATGGGTATCTCGCGCCGCAGCGTCCTGACCTCCGCGATCGCCGTCGCGGGCGCCTCCACGGTCATCGACTCTTCTCCAGCCGCGGCGGCCAGCCCGCCCGGCGACGTGGTCGGCAAGATCACCGTCGGGTACCAGGGCTGGTTCGCCGCCGCCGGCGACGGCTCGCCGATCAACGGTTGGTGGCACTGGAGCCAAAACTGGGGCCAGGCGCCGTCGCCCAGCAACACCGCGATCATCTCGTGGCCGGACATGCGCGAGTACACGTCGAGCTACCAGACCGCCTACGCCAACCTCGGCAACGGCCAGCCGGCCCGCCTCTTCTCGTCGCACGACCAGCAGACCGTCGACACCCACTTCCGGTGGATGCAGCAGTACGGGTGTGACACGGCCGCGCTGCAGCGCTTCAACCCGTTCGGCGGGGAGGGCGCGATCCGCGACGCCATGGCGGTCAAGGTGCGTACGGCGGCGGAGGCGTTCGGGCGCAAGTTCTACATCATGTACGACGTCACGAACTGGACCGACATGCAGTCCCAGATCAAGACGGACTGGACGAACAAGATGCGCGCGTACACGTCGTCGCCCGCCTACGCGGTGCAGAACGGCAAGCCGGTCGTGTGCATCTGGGGCTTCGGCTTCAACGACCCGGGCCGCCCCTTCGCGCCGGCCGCCTGCCTCGACGTGATCAACTGGTTCAAGGCTCAGGGCTGCTACGTCATCGGCGGCGTACCCACCTGGTGGCGCACCGGCGTCAGCGACTCCCGGGCCGGCTTCGGCGACGTGTACCGCGCCTTCAACATGATCTCGCCCTGGATGGTCGGGCGTGCCGCCAGCTCCGCTGACCTCGACTCGTACTACAACAACGTCAACGTCGGCGACCAGGCCGAGTGCAACCGGCTCGGCATCGACTACCAGCCCTGCGTGATGCCCGGCGACCTGTCGTCCGGCCACCGCCGCCACGGCGACTTCATGTGGCGGCACTTCTACAACATGGTGCGGCTGGGGTGCCAGGGCATCTACATCTCGATGTTCGACGAGTACAACGAGGGCAACCAGATCGCCAAGACCGCGGAGAGCGCCGCGATGCAGCCGACCAACTTCGGTCGCCGCGCGCTCGACGAGGACGGCACGCCCTGCTCCTCCGACTACTACCTGCGCCTGACCGCCGACGGCGGCCGGATGCTGAAGGGTCAGCTCGCACTCACCCCCACCCGCCCGACCCAGCCGGTGGTGGGCGGCGGCAACCCGCAGCCACCGGCGGGCGTGGTCAGCCTGCGCGCCCGCGTCAACTCCCGCTACGTGTGCGCCGAGGGCGCGGGTGCCCAGCCGCTGATCGCCAACCGCACCGCCGTGGGCCCGTGGGAGCAGTTCGACCTGGTCACCCTCACCGGCGGAAACGTGGCGCTGCGCGCCCGGGTCAACGGCCAGTACGTCTGCGCCGAAAACGCCGGCGCGGCCGCGCTGATCGCCAACCGCGCGGCGGTCGGCCAGTGGGAGACGTTTCAGCTGATCCGCAACGCTAACGGCTCGGTGAGCCTGCGCGCCCTGGCCAACAACAGCTACGTGCAGGCCGGCAGCGCGGGCGCCACCGCGCTGATCGCCTCCGCCACGACGATCGGCACGTGGGAGCAGTTCGACCTGATCGGCGGCTGA
- a CDS encoding DUF5994 family protein, with protein MSATTAAERMTIVSSTPPSTPRLRMEPTGARRTLLDGAWWPRSTDPVAELPGLVLAIDKLRGPVTRLVLAAGGWDSHPRRLGVAGRVLRLGYFSSQPVSLLTAICGNDRVDLLVVPPNTDGGTADAAMILAATATNLVHAPHILLAATTAAPDRTADEQERWHGSRIADGPDRVGVPVHG; from the coding sequence ATGAGCGCCACGACCGCTGCCGAACGCATGACCATCGTCTCGTCGACACCGCCATCGACCCCACGCCTGCGGATGGAACCCACCGGCGCACGCCGCACCCTTCTTGACGGCGCCTGGTGGCCCCGCTCCACCGACCCCGTCGCCGAGCTGCCCGGCCTGGTCCTGGCCATCGACAAGCTTCGCGGACCGGTCACCCGGCTGGTCCTGGCCGCCGGCGGCTGGGACTCCCATCCCCGCCGCCTCGGTGTCGCCGGCAGGGTGCTGCGGCTGGGCTACTTCAGCAGCCAACCCGTCAGCCTGTTGACCGCGATCTGCGGCAACGACCGGGTCGACCTGCTCGTCGTCCCACCCAACACCGACGGCGGCACCGCGGACGCGGCCATGATCCTGGCTGCCACGGCCACAAACCTCGTGCACGCCCCACACATCCTCCTCGCCGCGACCACGGCCGCTCCAGATAGGACCGCTGATGAACAAGAGCGATGGCATGGCAGCCGTATCGCGGACGGTCCGGATCGGGTCGGAGTTCCGGTACACGGCTGA
- a CDS encoding glycosyltransferase family 2 protein, whose protein sequence is MFTFVISARNEEDNVATIVRQACAAAEPGDRVLVVDSASSDATAQRAMAAGAEVLRGPRGKGAAMAMAIADSTSPWLCFLDADLVSSDVNVPAMLRHAAVSGTADHILGDYEYADVSTILSSTFTIYEPLVAEFFPEVGVLGANSLTGYRAIRRRYLGEALPTHFGVESHLNISIAVAGGTAAVCQLGVIASRFRYKPDMCREIAGSLLDLAVAHDRLHPADRPSWNSWVDGGAAAIAGVTATAGRSAALARLFAAVRRPMPPRASRIGLSTSPEPAPA, encoded by the coding sequence GTGTTCACGTTCGTGATTTCCGCCCGGAACGAGGAAGACAACGTCGCCACGATCGTCCGCCAGGCGTGCGCGGCCGCGGAGCCGGGCGACCGGGTACTCGTCGTGGACAGCGCGTCCAGTGACGCCACCGCACAGCGAGCGATGGCGGCGGGCGCGGAGGTGCTCCGCGGGCCGCGCGGCAAGGGAGCGGCCATGGCAATGGCAATCGCCGACAGCACCTCGCCCTGGCTCTGCTTCCTGGACGCGGACCTTGTCTCGTCCGACGTCAACGTGCCGGCGATGCTGCGCCATGCCGCTGTGTCCGGCACCGCCGACCACATCCTTGGCGACTACGAGTACGCGGACGTGAGCACCATCCTGAGTAGCACGTTCACCATCTACGAGCCGCTGGTGGCCGAGTTCTTCCCCGAGGTCGGTGTGCTGGGCGCCAACTCCCTCACCGGCTACCGGGCGATCCGCCGCCGTTACCTCGGCGAGGCGCTGCCGACCCACTTCGGCGTCGAGTCGCACCTCAACATCTCCATCGCGGTGGCTGGTGGCACGGCGGCCGTGTGCCAGCTGGGCGTCATCGCCAGCCGGTTCAGGTACAAGCCGGACATGTGCCGGGAGATCGCCGGGTCGCTGCTGGACCTGGCGGTCGCACACGACCGGTTGCACCCCGCCGACCGGCCGAGCTGGAACAGCTGGGTCGACGGGGGTGCCGCCGCCATCGCCGGCGTCACGGCCACGGCCGGCCGCTCGGCCGCGCTGGCACGGCTCTTCGCGGCGGTACGCAGGCCGATGCCTCCCCGCGCGTCCCGCATCGGCCTCTCGACCTCGCCCGAGCCCGCGCCGGCCTGA
- a CDS encoding glycoside hydrolase family 19 protein gives MNITTTHRGGDQVLRVRTIATVAALAIGGALAAIVPMTTASAAACATPWQASAVYTGGMTASHNGRNWLAKWWTQGEAPPGTSGVWADQGTCGGGTTPGPGTCNHPNWVAGQWYTTGSIVRHTNGQYYIAEHDNPGYDPTISTWYWDPYTCSGQPPVTTPPPSGGNFVVSESQFNQMFPSRNSFYTYSGLIAALSAYPAFARTGSDTVRRQEAAAFLANVSHETGGLVHIVEQNTANYPHYCDASQSYGCPAGQAAYYGRGPIQLSWNFNYKAAGDALGLPLLTNPWLVQNDASVAWRTGLWYWNTQSGPGTMTPHNAMVNGAGFGETIRSINGSLECNGRNPAQVQSRVNNYTRFVQILGTTPGGNLTC, from the coding sequence ATGAACATCACGACCACACATCGAGGAGGTGACCAGGTGTTGAGAGTGCGCACGATCGCGACGGTCGCGGCACTGGCGATCGGGGGTGCGCTGGCGGCGATCGTTCCGATGACGACCGCGTCGGCGGCCGCCTGCGCGACGCCGTGGCAGGCGTCGGCCGTCTACACCGGAGGCATGACGGCATCGCACAACGGTCGCAACTGGCTGGCCAAGTGGTGGACCCAGGGCGAGGCGCCGCCCGGCACGTCGGGTGTCTGGGCCGACCAGGGCACGTGCGGTGGCGGCACGACGCCCGGCCCGGGCACGTGCAACCACCCCAACTGGGTCGCCGGTCAGTGGTACACGACCGGCTCGATCGTCCGCCACACCAACGGCCAGTACTACATCGCCGAGCACGACAACCCGGGCTACGACCCGACGATCAGCACCTGGTACTGGGACCCGTACACGTGCAGCGGCCAGCCGCCGGTGACCACGCCCCCGCCGTCCGGTGGCAACTTCGTGGTGAGCGAGAGCCAGTTCAACCAGATGTTCCCGAGCCGGAACTCCTTCTACACGTACTCCGGCCTGATCGCCGCGCTCAGCGCGTATCCCGCGTTCGCCCGCACCGGCAGCGACACGGTCCGCCGCCAGGAGGCGGCCGCCTTCCTCGCGAACGTCAGCCACGAGACCGGCGGCCTCGTACACATCGTCGAGCAGAACACTGCCAACTACCCGCACTACTGTGACGCCAGCCAGTCGTACGGCTGCCCCGCCGGCCAAGCGGCGTACTACGGCCGCGGCCCGATCCAGCTGAGCTGGAACTTCAACTACAAGGCGGCCGGTGATGCGCTCGGCCTGCCGCTGCTCACCAACCCGTGGCTGGTACAGAACGACGCGTCGGTCGCCTGGCGCACCGGCCTCTGGTACTGGAACACGCAGAGCGGCCCCGGCACGATGACGCCGCACAACGCGATGGTCAACGGTGCCGGCTTCGGCGAGACGATCCGGAGCATCAACGGCTCGCTGGAGTGCAACGGCCGCAACCCGGCCCAGGTGCAGAGCCGCGTCAACAACTACACGCGGTTTGTGCAGATCCTCGGTACCACCCCCGGTGGCAACCTGACCTGCTGA